Part of the Mytilus galloprovincialis chromosome 14, xbMytGall1.hap1.1, whole genome shotgun sequence genome is shown below.
ACAGACAATTAGTTATAACTTCAACTATCAATTCTTTTAAGGATAATCCAAATTTATCCACTTTATATGCAACTTAATAAAAGGGTCTCGATAGGGGGCcttcatttctttattcatgaactgttaatataaaaaagaagatgtggtatgattgccaatgagacaactatccactaaagaccaaaatgacacagacattaacaactataggtcaccgtacggccttcaacaatgagcaaagcccataccgcatagtcagctattagaggccccgataagacaatgtaaaacaagtcaaacgagaaaactaacggccttatttatgtaaaaaaaaaatttaaaaaatgttaagaccatttcttatattttttttgatttgaacatcattttctatttattcgtttttttaactaatattccattctatatcttttttttcgTTACCCATTATTCTGCAGTTTTTGCCTTATATTTTTCTATTCTAAAAACCTCTCTTATACTTTTTAATAAGATAATCATTCATTTATCTTTTAACAAAATGTTCAAGTTAtagatatgaaataaaatatacttatcatttgaaaaggtcttcaaCGGGGGGGGGCATCAAGAAACCGCTATTCTGGAACCCTCAAATCAAATCCAAACTTTTAAAACCAAGAATGTAAAGGAACCAAATACATAAAGAACTCACAATGTGACCCTAAAAAATAATACTATTCATCTATGGGACCTTTTCCTGAAGGAATTGGAACATTTAGTTAGTTTCTTCATCAAAAttccatattttgttttaaaataatgattCCTGTAACATgaaacaaattcaaaatgttgtcaatttataaaaaataatgattaaattttcatttcaaattcacAGGTACGATTGAAACTGTGCTAGAGAATTCCAAGAGAGGCGTAGAGGTATCAGAGGAGCCAGTAATTGGTAAAATACTAGACAGAGGAAGAGGTTTATACCAGAACTACTATAGTCAAAGCTTGTAGTAAAAACAGCAGAGAACTTACACAGGACGACTTGTATGTTAACCTTAGAACTTAAACGaaatcgatatatatatatgagaaaattTCTCACTGCAACGCGTTTAAAAAGACCATTGAAATTTTACCGTCGAATACCTATTTACATTAGCACTCACATAATGCAATTCTGAATAAGTTATACTTGGTGAAAAGGAACAGAAGTAAGAATTTGCTGCTCTGATTCAATTAACGACACTGCAAGATAGACAGTTTAAGGCAATTTTCATCCTTTTCAATGGCTATATGCCAAGATTGAAAATTTTCGATATTAGTAACCATAGTCATTAGTCCCATGATAACAAATATCTTATGAAATAGTTGCGTCAGTCAAGATTATCATTCAAACTAAGCAATATTATTGAGAGAAAGAtcaatatttgttaatatttccAGGTTTATAATCAAACTGCAAAattgaaatctaaattatatacaatattttcattgatctgcattttaaattataaaccttATCTTAAATAGTTCTAGAGATCTTTAAAGAGATATCAATGTTCATGTATAGTTGTGTTGTGGCTGTATAGAATATACTAGAAATACCATTAAAGCTTTGCATTGTTGGAAAGGTCGTCATTATTTTGGGACTTGATGTGtttttacagaatagagaaaaatgggcaAAAGTGCCCCAAAAAGTGCGAAATAAAGGGCAAAactttaaagaatagagaaagataGGCATAAAAATAGAGAATTGAAAATAATGTGGTGCCAGTatttaaagaaaagaaagtatttggcaaaacatatataaaaaaagagaaaaatgttCTACAAAAAttatagaataaaaataataaactacCTCTATCCAGACCTTTGTTACTAGCTGGTACTCTTTGTCactctttcaatttttataagcTGCTATAATATTTCTTGTCAGCAAAGATGTGACAGAGATATCGAACTCGGAAGAAAAGTTGGAAGGCCTATTTCCCTGTATTTGTTTCAGAATTCAAAATGACGGGtacctccttagttacgcctggtcaactgtggatttgacggcaacttttagccaatgaaaaaaattgttacatccaaattgcattagaattcccTGTATTTGTTTCAGTCACAGTGTCAAAATATaagtctatatatatacatacttgaaccgttggttttcccgtttgaatggtttcacactagtcattttggggccctttatacaaGGTATTTCCCACTAATATCAGTCGTAATGAATTTAAACACAATTCACACCTCAAGTTTATTCCAAAATATTCCAAGTTACAGTGAAGTGACTGGATCCAAAGTATAAACAGTAAGATGAGATTGACTACAAAGAAAATGCAATCATCATAAGATTTTGTACCAAAAACAATGTTCAAAACattcacaaaatataaacatagGTGTGAAAATATAGTAAACAGTCATTGTAACATCTAGGAATTACACAAGTAATGAATAAAGTTCGTAATTTCGAAAATGAACAATTATCAGATTGGCAATATTTATCATTGTCTCAAGTTCACAATAACGGCATTGAAATAGCTAAATTTACTTTCATATTATCACAAAATACATAgaataaatgtaaaaatcaacataccttattTGTTGACTctgatatttctatataattcaaaattaaagggTTCAAAATTGTCGTGACACGTTTCTCAATTTTCAGGGGAAAATATGATGGGGAAAGTAACCAATGTACCTAGGTTAGTTTCatcaaaaatcaataaatttgcAAAACGAAATTTGTTACAATTCAAAAGAAGAAATTGGCCTTTACATACCAGCCCCTAAATTGGGTTCTTAACTAGAAcgcaattatcaaaaataaatcaaaaggaCAATTATATCATAATGTTCAATAAATGTCTATCATATCAACACGAGTTTGGTGGCAGCTGTGGGTTTTTAGTCACTTTCTACAAGAAGACACAGTTTCGCAATTGGTCTCATTAACACAGAATTTGCGGTTTTCACTTTGACAATTCTAACAACATTGTCCTTGTCTTTGATTAGTTCAATCACACGAGCCATGTTCCACGAATTTCTCGGTGCATTGTCGGAAATGAGAACTATGTCTCCTACTTGCATATTTCTTGTCGGTTTTGTCCATTTTGTTCTGCGCTGCAATAGAGGTAAGTATTCCTTTCGCCATCTAGTCCAAAATAAATCAGCGAGATACTGGATTTGTCTCCATCGCCTTCTGACATAGCTGTCTGTCTTAGAGAACACACCAGGTGGAAAGCTTTCACCCGGACGTTGAAGTATCAAGTGATTCGGAGTCAATACATTTAAGTCTGTAATACTATCTGACGCTTCTGTGATCGGACGTCCATTAAGAATACTTTCTACTTCACAGAATAGAGTCATAAGTCCTTCATCAGTTAGGCGAATGTTCTGTTCATGCATGACTGAATAGAATACCTTACGCACTGATCTAATAAGGCGTTCCCATACTCCTCCAAAGTGTGACGCAGACGGCGGATTAAACTCCCACTGAATGCGTTTCTGAATCATGAATTCCTGTATTTGATTAAAGTTCcatctttttatttcttctcCTAGTTCCCTTTCTGAACCAACAAAGTTTGTTCCATTGTCTGTCCTTATAAAGACTGGCACTCCTCTTCTCGAAATAAATCTCCTTATAGCATTTATGCAAGAGTCAGTGTCTAATGAATATGCCAATTCGAGGTGTATTGCCCTAATAGTCAGGCATGTGAAAATCACACCATATCTTTTAACTACACTCCTTCCTTGCTTTACCTCAAAGGGTCCAAAGAAATCTATTCCAATTCTTGTGAAAGGCGGATCATCAGCCTGAAGTCTTTCTTTCGGAAGATTTGCCATTTTCTGTTTTGCGCATGTTCCTTGATATTTCTTACATCTGACGCATCTAGACACTAAGCCTTTAATAATAGAATTAGCTCCTAATATCCAGTATTTTTGTCTAAGAACGGCTAAGATTGAATTCTTTCCTAAATGTCCAATTGAACGATGAATGTTCTCAATAATAAGTCTTGATATCGGTGAGTCCTTAGGCAAGATGATAGGGTGTTTTGATTCGTACGAAATATCCGATCGCTCCAATCGTCCACCAACTCTAAGCAATCCATCTTTGTCGACGAATGGATCCAGTTTGCTTAGTTTTGAAGAAATCTTGAGAGGACACTTCTTTTCAAGAGTCTGTATATCCTCACTTAAGTGTTTATGTTGCACATAACTAATCAATGACCTCTCTGCACACTCAACTATACTTGTTGTAAGTGTATCTGACATCTTCATACTCATTTTTCCGTTTCCGTCGATTTTAATACTGTCTTTAGCATTTCTAAAGTGATTGGCTGCAATAACGAACCGTGCTGCTATGGTGACTAAGCGTTCCCAATTCGAAAAGTAAGAAATAAGACGTTCCATTCCTTCAAATGATTGTACAGTGCAAACAGCCACTGGTTTCTTAACTTCTGGATCATTGCCGATAAAACTAGTGTCCTCGGTACACTGTGGGAATTTAATGTCTTTATCCCATAAGAAATCTGGCCCACGAAGCCATTGTGGATTtcttttatattgttcaatagTCGCTCCTCTGGAAGCTAAATCAGCCGGGTTCTCTTTTGTGCCTATGTAGTGCCATTGATTTACTTTAGTTGATTCATGAATAACAGCCAAACGATTGGCTACAAAAGTGTGAAAACGTGTCTTTGAGTTTGCTATATATCGAAGTACTGACATACTGTCTGAATAGTAATAAATGTCATCAAATGAGTATTCTATCTCTCTTATAATCATGTTTCCAAGCCTAACGGCACTAGTAGCAGCTGTCAGTTCCATCCTCGGAATAGTCATCGATTTAAGCGGTGCTACTCTCGATTTTCCTAACAAAAAGGAACACTGTATACTACCTTCTTCATCGACTAACCGTATGTAAAATACACAACCATAACCTTTGTCACTTGCGTCTGCAAAACAATGTAGTTGGTATGAAACAATAGCCTTGAAGTGTTGAGGCTTGTAGCATCTATCTATTTTAATGTTTTCCAATCCTTTAAGCTGACTGAGCCATTTGTTCCATGACGAAAGTTCTGTGTTGGGAATTTCTTCATCCCATCCAATTTCTTTCTTGCATAATCCTTGTAGTATTGATTTGGCTGTCAATACAAACGGAGAAACAATACCAATAGGGTCATAGATTGAGCTGACTATGCTGAGAATTCCGCGTCTTGTTGACGGTTTTTCTTTAATGTTTATGTGAAATCCAAGTTTGTCATCTTTTATATACCAATACACTCCAAGTGCACGGTCGGTGAGACTATCATCTCCACAATTCCATTCCTCTATATTTCTTGCGCAATCTTTTTCATGTATGGATTGCACAACATTTTGACTGTTACTTGTCCATTTAGTCATATTGAATCCGCCTTCTTTGCACAATTCAGTTACATTCTTAATAAGCGACATAGCACTTTCTTCTGTATCGGTAGAACTCAAACAATCATCTACATACATGTTCTTTGTCAGTGTATCAATCACTAAAGAATCAAATTTATCCTTGTTTTCTTTTGCCGTATTTTGTAGAGCGTAATTACTACAACTCGGTGAAGAAGTAGCCCCAAACAAATGTACTGTCATCCTGTATTCTTTAGGTTCAGTATCAACATTTCCGTTTTCCCACCAGTAGAAACGTAAAAAGTCTCTGTCCTCAACTGGAACCTTCACCTGGTAAAACATTGATTCGATGTCACCTAAGACTGCTATTTTATCCTGTCGGAATCTGATCAGTACGCCTAAAAGATTGTTAGCAAGGTTTGGACCCTGTAATAGCTGACTGTTCAAAGAAATGCCCATGTATTTGACAGAACAATCGAAAACAACTCGTATTTTGTCCTGTTTTTTCGCATGGTAAACTCCATGGTGCGGTAGGTACCAAACTTTGCCATCATTTCTATCTACATCTTCAGTAGGTACAGGTTCTGCATAGCCTTTCTCAATTATCTTTGACATGAAATCACAGTATTGTTGTTTGAAGTTATCGTTCTTGGCAAACTTGTGTCGGAGTCCATTTAGCCTTTTTATGCCTTGTACTGAATTATTCGGAAAAACAACATGCTGGTCTCGAAACGGAAGTGCTATGCAGTAGTGCTGATTTTCTAAATGTATAGAGCTCTCAACTTGCTGCATGAATGTTTTATCATCAATAGAATTCTCTCTTTTGTCTTCGTTCATTCGTTCTGGAAAGTCTAAGTTAATGCTCTGCATTAATAAGTTCAACTGTGTTTCATCACATCCTTCATGTTGCATATGAACTCTATTCACTTCAAAGCTTGAACTGTCTCTTATAACGTTCCATAATATCCACCCAAGTCTCGTTTTTGTGGCATGTGGGGAGCCGCTCGGTCCCGTGCATACGTTAAACGGTGTATAAGCATCAGGTACGTTGTTACCTATCATAATTCCTATATCCGCATCAATCTCTGGGATATCCACTGATTCCAAATGAGTCCATTTCTTGATTTCTCTTTGAGTAGGAATATGTTCCTTTGATACGGGCAGGTTTTCCTTAGTATATACTTTAGGCAAATCCACCATGTGTTCCATTGACAGACTAGACACTTGAAGGCCATTAATTGCACATGTATTAATAGTTTGTGTGTTTCCCATTGTACTTATAGTTATCTGAGTTTTCTTTCCATTAGCTCCAAGTTGTTGCATTAACTTCTGGCTACAAAATGTTATGCTACTGCCTGAGTCGAAGAAAGCATAAGTCTCGACACTCTGGGATCTATTGTTCAATTTAACTCGCACAGGGATTATTGCCATAGCACAATTCACATCACCAGCCCCTTTATCACTACTAATGGAGCTAACTACAACTGGCTGTGTGCCTTCATGATTTGTGGGTATTTGAGGATCATCCTTTTTAACAGATGGCTCTTGCTGTGACGATGATTGTTTGTTAATTTGATTGTCAATATGAAGTATAGTTGGATGAAGCCG
Proteins encoded:
- the LOC143058748 gene encoding uncharacterized protein LOC143058748 — its product is MERLISYFSNWERLVTIAARFVIAANHFRNAKDSIKIDGNGKMSMKMSDTLTTSIVECAERSLISYVQHKHLSEDIQTLEKKCPLKISSKLSKLDPFVDKDGLLRVGGRLERSDISYESKHPIILPKDSPISRLIIENIHRSIGHLGKNSILAVLRQKYWILGANSIIKGLVSRCVRCKKYQGTCAKQKMANLPKERLQADDPPFTRIGIDFFGPFEVKQGRSVVKRYGVIFTCLTIRAIHLELAYSLDTDSCINAIRRFISRRGVPVFIRTDNGTNFVGSERELGEEIKRWNFNQIQEFMIQKRIQWEFNPPSASHFGGVWERLIRSVRKVFYSVMHEQNIRLTDEGLMTLFCEVESILNGRPITEASDSITDLNVLTPNHLILQRPGESFPPGVFSKTDSYVRRRWRQIQYLADLFWTRWRKEYLPLLQRRTKWTKPTRNMQVGDIVLISDNAPRNSWNMARVIELIKDKDNVVRIVKVKTANSVLMRPIAKLCLLVESD